One Clostridium estertheticum DNA segment encodes these proteins:
- a CDS encoding DUF6179 domain-containing protein, with protein sequence MNSLERQHLIKKEKLNQTYYFQSILQKAYGLKLLTDSELENIQMQSLQLLSKRIERYTDGESSSVKVETAESIMQSIFYCVGSYLKSFPDIDMSIEVLKQKPLLELYLNGKKTIDLQLECAKELLCEIQNDSVVTDNYAYNDTIQNGLQVFFTSYDVDFAAHDTPASIDYPLSNDNMELVGIDYIDSYLKKLSLENKFCKNFTEHDIHCLLRGYDENYKDLLINIFGLVLTNLVGSLLANKTTLQLKIEPSDRVFLQQKLGGLSKDKLDTMLQCAARRLCTELNISERILQKHIAATVMELSERVKNALENNRLESIFISLKENCAEQSFQFEDGVKMNDESFRNIADEVRTCRYVSDKIAIIKREIHSIIDLIDILEGHCILDDEFSEIFQSLGDMELALLLKNLPTYIVDSNYQFTENEKEWKNKLNCFFKEIDLVRVESIRELSKKINCN encoded by the coding sequence CAAATGCAAAGCTTACAACTTTTATCCAAACGGATAGAGCGATATACAGATGGAGAAAGCAGTTCAGTAAAAGTAGAAACTGCTGAGAGTATTATGCAATCAATCTTTTATTGTGTTGGTAGCTATCTAAAGAGTTTTCCGGATATAGACATGAGCATAGAGGTACTTAAACAAAAACCACTATTAGAACTTTATCTGAATGGAAAAAAAACAATAGATTTACAATTAGAATGTGCTAAAGAATTACTTTGCGAAATACAGAATGACAGCGTTGTTACAGACAATTATGCTTATAACGATACAATACAGAATGGTCTGCAAGTTTTTTTCACAAGCTATGATGTTGACTTCGCTGCTCACGACACCCCTGCATCTATAGATTATCCCTTAAGCAACGATAATATGGAATTGGTTGGTATAGACTATATCGATAGTTATCTTAAAAAACTATCTTTGGAAAATAAATTTTGTAAAAACTTCACTGAGCATGATATCCATTGCTTGTTACGAGGATATGATGAAAATTATAAAGACTTACTTATAAATATTTTTGGACTTGTGTTAACAAACTTGGTGGGTTCTTTATTAGCAAACAAAACGACGCTCCAGCTTAAGATTGAACCATCAGATAGAGTGTTTTTACAACAAAAACTGGGCGGTTTATCAAAAGATAAGCTAGATACAATGTTGCAATGTGCAGCAAGAAGGCTCTGTACAGAGCTTAATATATCGGAGAGGATATTACAAAAACACATTGCAGCCACTGTAATGGAATTATCAGAGAGAGTAAAAAATGCTTTAGAGAACAACCGATTGGAATCAATATTTATTAGTTTAAAAGAGAACTGTGCAGAACAATCCTTTCAATTTGAAGATGGCGTGAAGATGAATGATGAATCATTCCGCAACATTGCAGATGAGGTTAGAACATGCAGATATGTATCAGATAAAATAGCAATCATTAAAAGGGAAATCCATAGCATTATTGATTTGATTGATATCCTGGAGGGGCATTGTATCCTTGACGATGAATTTTCTGAAATTTTTCAATCACTTGGGGATATGGAACTTGCTCTACTATTAAAAAATCTACCAACATATATAGTAGATTCAAATTACCAGTTTACAGAGAATGAAAAGGAATGGAAAAATAAGCTAAATTGTTTTTTTAAGGAAATCGATTTAGTCAGAGTAGAAAGCATTAGGGAACTATCAAAAAAAATCAATTGTAATTGA
- a CDS encoding ABC transporter permease — protein sequence MQGAVTLNIFKFSLIYLLLIIVLLIMKKSKVNQTKLLLIASIRMSVQLVTVGYILTYVFSNPKPIFTVIFLMLMIVFSVHRVISSRKDLNHNFKIAIGASLTFSGLFVLIFFVAVVVNKSIFNPQYTIPLAGMIIGNAMTGVNIAIKTFMDDISKEKIKINTLLNLGVEPKDILKPFANNALETALIPTINSMLGMGIIFLPGMMTGQILSGTLPTTAIMYQIAIMIAICTSVCITVFLSLNLGYKSLYNSRKQFITKENN from the coding sequence ATGCAAGGAGCCGTTACACTAAATATTTTCAAATTTTCACTTATTTATTTACTGTTAATTATAGTACTTCTAATAATGAAAAAATCAAAGGTTAATCAAACAAAACTTCTTTTAATTGCAAGTATAAGAATGTCAGTTCAGCTTGTAACTGTAGGTTATATACTTACATATGTCTTTAGTAATCCAAAACCAATATTTACTGTGATTTTTTTAATGCTTATGATAGTATTTTCTGTACATAGAGTGATTTCAAGTAGAAAAGACTTAAATCACAATTTTAAAATTGCAATAGGTGCCTCTTTAACATTTTCGGGGCTATTTGTTCTGATTTTCTTTGTAGCTGTTGTTGTGAATAAGTCCATATTCAACCCTCAATACACTATACCACTAGCCGGCATGATTATTGGTAACGCTATGACTGGCGTAAACATTGCAATAAAAACCTTTATGGATGACATAAGTAAAGAAAAAATTAAAATCAATACACTACTTAATTTAGGAGTAGAACCTAAAGATATTTTGAAGCCTTTTGCTAATAATGCACTAGAAACCGCCTTGATTCCTACCATAAATTCCATGCTAGGAATGGGCATAATCTTTTTACCAGGAATGATGACCGGACAAATTTTATCAGGTACACTTCCTACTACAGCAATTATGTACCAAATAGCCATTATGATTGCAATTTGTACTTCTGTTTGTATTACGGTTTTCTTATCCCTAAACTTAGGTTATAAGTCTTTATATAATAGTAGAAAGCAATTCATAACTAAAGAAAACAATTAA
- a CDS encoding ATP-binding cassette domain-containing protein, whose translation MNELLFKASNLTYKANLSYDNIKIKQGMVNFIVGESGCGKSTFLKLLNQSITQVSGELLYKGTPINEYEPISLRREVSLVSADPFLFDESILDNFKTFYSLRQLPMPKSEYISYITDLCSVNVPLDQNASTLSSGERQRVYISIFLSLCPKVILLDEPTSALDEKNSHKIIENIIKFCKEKHIDIVIVSHDKNIVEEFCENKIQMIKEF comes from the coding sequence ATGAATGAACTATTATTTAAGGCCAGTAATCTTACTTACAAAGCCAATTTAAGTTATGATAATATAAAAATTAAGCAAGGTATGGTTAATTTTATTGTTGGGGAGAGTGGCTGTGGAAAAAGCACTTTTTTAAAGTTATTGAATCAATCCATAACTCAAGTTTCTGGCGAATTATTATATAAAGGCACGCCAATTAATGAGTATGAACCTATTTCTCTAAGACGTGAGGTAAGTTTAGTTTCTGCGGACCCTTTCCTCTTTGATGAGAGCATTTTAGATAATTTTAAAACTTTTTATTCACTTAGACAATTACCTATGCCAAAGAGTGAATATATAAGTTATATTACAGATCTTTGCTCTGTAAATGTTCCACTAGACCAAAATGCATCTACCCTTTCTAGTGGGGAGCGCCAAAGAGTTTATATATCTATTTTTTTATCATTATGCCCCAAAGTTATATTATTAGATGAGCCAACTTCGGCATTAGATGAAAAAAACAGCCATAAAATAATAGAAAATATAATAAAATTCTGTAAGGAAAAACATATTGATATTGTAATTGTAAGCCACGATAAAAATATTGTTGAAGAGTTTTGTGAAAATAAAATTCAAATGATTAAGGAGTTTTAG